From a single Micromonospora pallida genomic region:
- a CDS encoding Brp/Blh family beta-carotene 15,15'-dioxygenase: MSVWNLHPQGRAPRLAWVSARARPLSARVALLVVYSAAAGAGLAAFRTAPDLALAGFLIVSVVHFGTADVAFHAERDCQPIRPKVSVVLAYGGPPVVIPLALWRDQVDPLLAAVAPGAPALLTVEVRALALVTVLCAVAVTAVRDVRAGRARDAAQPVLLAGLFTTVPPSLAVGAYFAAWHSCRHVARLLRHDPRNTVDLRAGRVGPPLRRFARQAVVPTVVAVAALIALLTWSGHRADPLSATVAVLAALTLPHAALVAWTDRH, translated from the coding sequence TTGTCGGTATGGAATCTCCATCCGCAGGGCAGGGCGCCACGGCTCGCCTGGGTGTCGGCCCGTGCCCGGCCGCTGTCGGCACGGGTGGCGCTGCTGGTGGTCTACTCGGCCGCCGCCGGTGCCGGGCTGGCGGCCTTCCGGACCGCGCCGGACCTGGCGCTGGCCGGGTTCCTCATCGTGTCGGTCGTGCACTTCGGCACCGCCGACGTGGCGTTCCATGCCGAGCGGGACTGCCAGCCGATCCGACCGAAGGTGTCCGTCGTGCTCGCGTACGGGGGACCGCCGGTCGTCATCCCGTTGGCGCTGTGGCGGGACCAGGTCGACCCTTTGCTGGCGGCGGTGGCCCCGGGTGCGCCGGCGCTGCTCACCGTCGAGGTGCGGGCGCTGGCTCTGGTCACCGTGTTGTGCGCGGTCGCGGTCACCGCGGTCCGGGACGTCCGCGCCGGGCGCGCCCGCGACGCCGCCCAACCCGTCCTCCTTGCCGGGCTGTTCACCACTGTCCCGCCGTCCCTGGCCGTCGGCGCATACTTCGCGGCCTGGCACTCCTGCCGTCACGTCGCCCGGCTACTGAGACACGATCCACGCAACACTGTCGACCTGCGGGCCGGAAGGGTCGGACCGCCGCTGCGTCGCTTCGCCCGCCAGGCGGTGGTCCCCACGGTGGTCGCCGTCGCCGCCCTGATCGCCCTGCTCACCTGGTCGGGGCACCGGGCGGATCCGCTATCCGCGACGGTGGCGGTGCTGGCCGCGCTGACCCTCCCGCACGCAGCCCTGGTCGCCTGGACGGACCGACACTGA
- the guaA gene encoding glutamine-hydrolyzing GMP synthase has product MSTPRPVLVVDFGAQYAQLIARRVREARVYSEIVPHSMPVAEMLAKNPAAIILSGGPSSVYEPGAPQIDAGLFTADVPVFGICYGFQAMARALGGTVAHTGSREYGGTPLRPRVDAGVLLRELPAELPVWMSHGDCVTEAPSGFTVTAESAGAPVAAFEDVAGRRAGVQFHPEVGHTAHGQEMLQRFLYDIAGIEPTWTPANIIDEQVAQIRAQVGDKEVICGLSGGVDSAVAAALVHRAVGDQLTCVFVDHGLLRAGEAEQVEKDYVAATGIKLKVVDAQERFLGALAGVTDPEQKRKIIGREFIRVFEAAAREIAAHGDVEFLVQGTLYPDVVESGGGTGTANIKSHHNVGGLPEDLKFALVEPLRTLFKDEVRALGLELGLPEAMVWRHPFPGPGLAIRIIGAVDRERLDLLRQADQIAREELTAAGLDRDVWQFPVVLLADVRSVGVQGDGRTYGHPVVLRPVSSEDAMTADWSRLPYDVIARISTRITNEVAEVNRVVLDVTSKPPGTIEWE; this is encoded by the coding sequence ATGAGCACGCCTCGCCCTGTCCTCGTGGTGGACTTCGGAGCCCAGTACGCCCAGCTCATCGCGCGCCGGGTGCGTGAGGCGCGGGTCTACTCCGAGATCGTGCCGCACTCGATGCCGGTCGCCGAGATGCTGGCGAAGAACCCGGCGGCGATCATCCTGTCCGGCGGCCCGTCGAGCGTCTACGAACCGGGCGCGCCGCAGATCGACGCCGGACTGTTCACCGCCGACGTGCCGGTCTTCGGTATCTGCTACGGCTTCCAGGCGATGGCGCGGGCCCTCGGTGGCACCGTCGCCCACACCGGCAGCCGGGAGTACGGCGGCACGCCGCTACGTCCCCGGGTCGACGCCGGGGTGCTGCTGCGGGAGCTGCCGGCCGAGCTGCCGGTCTGGATGAGCCACGGTGACTGTGTGACCGAGGCGCCGAGCGGCTTCACGGTGACCGCCGAGTCGGCCGGCGCGCCGGTCGCCGCCTTCGAGGACGTCGCCGGCCGCCGGGCCGGTGTGCAGTTCCACCCGGAGGTCGGGCACACCGCGCATGGGCAGGAGATGCTCCAGCGCTTCCTCTACGACATCGCCGGCATCGAGCCGACCTGGACCCCGGCCAACATCATCGACGAGCAGGTGGCGCAGATCCGCGCCCAGGTCGGCGACAAGGAGGTCATCTGCGGCCTCAGCGGCGGGGTCGACTCGGCGGTCGCCGCCGCGCTGGTGCACCGGGCGGTCGGGGACCAGCTCACCTGTGTCTTCGTCGACCACGGTCTGCTGCGCGCCGGCGAGGCCGAGCAGGTGGAGAAGGACTACGTGGCGGCCACCGGCATCAAGCTGAAGGTGGTCGACGCGCAGGAGCGGTTCCTCGGCGCGCTCGCCGGGGTGACCGACCCGGAACAGAAGCGGAAGATCATCGGCCGGGAGTTCATCCGGGTCTTCGAGGCCGCCGCCCGGGAGATCGCCGCGCACGGCGACGTCGAGTTCCTGGTGCAGGGCACCCTCTACCCGGACGTGGTCGAGTCCGGCGGCGGCACCGGCACCGCCAACATCAAGAGCCACCACAACGTCGGCGGTCTCCCCGAGGACCTCAAGTTCGCCCTGGTCGAGCCGCTGCGCACGCTCTTCAAGGACGAGGTCCGGGCGCTCGGGCTGGAGCTGGGGCTGCCCGAGGCGATGGTCTGGCGGCACCCGTTCCCGGGGCCGGGCCTGGCCATCCGGATCATCGGCGCGGTCGACCGGGAGCGGCTGGACCTGCTCCGCCAGGCCGACCAGATCGCCCGTGAGGAACTCACCGCCGCCGGGCTGGACCGGGACGTGTGGCAGTTCCCGGTGGTGCTCCTGGCCGACGTACGCAGCGTCGGGGTGCAGGGCGACGGGCGCACCTACGGCCACCCGGTGGTGCTCCGTCCGGTCTCCAGCGAGGACGCGATGACCGCCGACTGGTCCCGGCTGCCGTACGACGTGATCGCCCGGATCTCCACCCGGATCACCAACGAGGTGGCCGAGGTCAACCGGGTGGTGCTGGACGTGACCAGCAAGCCCCCGGGCACCATCGAGTGGGAGTGA